Sequence from the Crassostrea angulata isolate pt1a10 chromosome 9, ASM2561291v2, whole genome shotgun sequence genome:
AATGGTCccgcttcttttttttttttttttttttataccaaacTCTGCGTGTAACCGTTTGACatccaagggtttatggggagcaaagtggaccgaaaacccttggctagcgaagatgccgTTTGAGGGAAAGTGAAGTGAATGATTGTTTGTCGTATGTaaaacataaatacatgtatatacattaaaaaaatcaataatatttggTAATGCAGCCATGCATAATTCTTGCATTATTCTTGACTTTCTTtttatcagggacgtatatacttagtatatatcttagtatatatattttttttatcaaatgtaaaacatttctcGACCTTCGATTCATTCTGTTTAGTGTGATTCATTAAAATTGTCGGAATGACATTTTGCTTTTCGAACATTTAGAATGTGAATGTTTCAGTGGAACTCTTACCGACTcgctacaaaaatattaaaatatgtctATCAGTTTGAAAATGCAtgattgatatatttgttacattaaaagtttaaaatcgaagatttctaaacttatctataacaatcttagattgttatagataagtttagaaatcttcgattttaaacttttaatgtagattgttatagataagtttagaaatcttcgattttaaacttttaatgtaacaggttatcaatttaaaatttacaagctGCTATgaaaacttaagtttaattttttttttctcaaattaattACGCAATTTagtttgtaacaaaaaaaagaaggaaataaccaaacaaacaaacggaGATGCTTTCATGTGACAAAATGTTAATCCTCTTGACACTAGTCTTTGATATCTTCTTAAGTTAATCTCCaggcaaattaaataattgttggaCAATAGAAGTGTGAAATTATCGTAACAGCTATATgtgtgaatgtttacttttctgGCATGCCATTACCATTCCTTTGTCAAAAAAATCCAATgcctgtcaaaaaaaaaaatgtgtaaaagaGAGAATGGTTTAAGATCTAGAAGAGAACGGTTGGGCTAACTGTGCTGGAACCCCGCACGTTAGTGGAGTGTGTGTGATATCGGGCTAGCTGTGCTGGATTTCCGCACGTTAGTGTCGATTTTGTGCAAAGAATTATATCGGACTGTCCGTGCTGGACTCTCCGCACGTTATTAAGTGGTTCTCTCGGAACTCCGAGAATCGGTTTTCATTGGAATCACATGTACCGTTTATTTACCAACTTAAATACAACTTGTTGaacttttgtttcgttttggaGTTTTTTTATTCAGCGTAAACTTGAGCGAGTGTAACGAATTGAGCTTTCCCCTGAATTCACCATAtggattttaagaacttttacattacaatttacagtctagaatacaaatcaaatacaagatACGTTCGTGAAAGTTGGGTAGTATTTTTAGTAGAAAGCCGATTGGCATGCTACCGGGCTAACCGCAACTTCACGGAAAATTCGCGATAGAaactttacatttaaaattcattggtGAAATATTGGCACAGATTTTTTGTGCATGTCCTAtagctatttatttattttcctacACATTCAATTTCGTTTGCTTGATAGTTTTCTctatgcatgtattttaattgtatttaaaaaatacatgtactagaacagTTAAACGCaggttcatatatatatatatatatatatatatatatatatatatatatatatatatatatatatatatatatatatatatacatatatatttctctCTCGATGTTTGTATGGTTTTTCCGTTCatgaagagagaaagaaagagagagagagatggatgGAGAAGACGGAGAAAGAGATGAAGTCAAAGATGGAGGGAAgacaaagaaagagagaaagaaatgcatgtttataaatatacatacttGTATACATATACGCTTGTGTGATTCTAGCAGTTATTATGAATAATTCGATAAAATAAGAAGtcgtaaacatttatttcagtAGAAAGTTACTTTTgacctatgtatagatttccATAGGTTTCCGAATAAATATGGGGAATATAATGGAAATCTCGGGAAAACAGCTTGAATCCTTGCTGAAAATTGACAAGCAAACAACtatatatttaaacatgttttcaaagCCTTCTCGTTTATCATAAGGGTTTCAAAAAATATGACGATCTCTGCtggtttctattttttaaacacgatttttcattcattatgtagaaaaaaacatttaaaacagagTTGGTCTTTAGACCCAAAGATCGTGGAACAGTCTCGTGAACGGTAAGCTGCCGTAGTCTAGAATGTTCTTGCTGACAATAATAACAATttaataacaatacatgtatatgttagtATAACACACGAACTtccatcaaatatttatttcagttatcatttttttttctttctttcttttttgggAGTAGATTCAAGATTTTTTCTTTGACTTTTAGGGAGATTTTCACCACTAACAGACATTTCATGAGCTGATCTAGATGGGATTCGGAGGATGGGgtggaatccccccccccctggaaaaaaatcaaatttcgtAAATTTTCATCGTAAATGACATAAAATATGCCTCGACCCCCTCCCCCGACAaacctatataccccccccccccaagaaatACTCTGATTGAACGCATGGTTctttcatgttgtaaattttgaatttactgggtgggtgtaaatacaaaattttccaacatgtgtaaattttgtatttaaacccacccagtaaattcaaaatttacaacatgacagctAGTTCTTAGAGAGAACAGAACTGGGTCAAACCTAAAAGGAGTGATATGCGAACTATATAAAACTCGTATCACCCAACttcatgtaatataataaattaatcacAGCAATATATAAACTTCTCTTCTGAACATAATCATAAGGCAAAACGTTAACTTTACAGCCAtctgaaataatttacaaataaaatgacataacTATAAATGGCAGGCGTGCATTTTAAATCCACAGTCGTAAGATTTCTGTGTTAGAgttttccctttatttttaaaagtcattcgcgcttttttttcttctaaatttgcgaaaagaaattaataattcTATCTATGCATTTtagtacaatgaaataaaagactaacatacaaaaaaaaaaaagaaataaaaaaataaataaaataaaaaaaatagcaattagTTTGTACATTATGGATTctgcgtaattttttttttttttttactttcatgatttttactattttagtcagtgttaatcaataaatgtgttttttttatcaatattaaaatgatcattttttaaattagaaaatagAAGTAAAACATTATGATCGCCCATCAGGTAGGCGGCAGGTGTGCTCTTTTCTCGGCGGGCGAATGCATTCTGCGTAGGAGTTGTCTACTTACCCAACTTTTACTTAGTTTGtgttatttaatgaatataaagtcatttttttatattgctattagattttattttgttaaagaaaatttaaattatccATCAATAAACGGCGGGTATTCAGATTTCTTCTGCTGCCGTATGAATTCTACGTacgagttatctatctttatcAACATCTTTGATTTTTCGTCGATAAATCCGTAataaaaacttataaaaatattttgttgtgttaattatgattattttattatatttaatcatAATCAATCATAATTATATCGATATACAGCCGCATTTGCGGTGGGACTTACGTGGGACTTGTTTTCTCCGTGGGACTTGTTTTAGTATCACCCTTACATCCGGTTTAATCGCAGTGAATCGAAAGGTAAATTGAAAGGTAAgttctgattggtcaataatgaaataaattctttaatttcttaTCGATATTTGTCAATCTTCTTCATTATTCTCGCATTTCATTGTTGAAAGGCCAAACTACCTAGTATCTATATGCAAAACTCCTTTCAAACATTTTATACATACTCACCATAAATTGTTATCAGTTTCGCCACCTTATTGACGAgcagatttattttattattaaccaATCAGAACTTACCTTTCGATTCACTGCGATTAAACCGGATGTAAACCAGTCTAGCGAAATTCTTAGGCACTTGGAtgtataaaaacacctttttcttcgacgtaacagcattggagcggaacgaatgtatacatatgtcgtaagtaaagtatacttgaacgatttatcgcgaaatttcgtttgaggaacgcccagacttcgtcaaacccgatttcgccccaaaaagagtgtcctacccttacttttttatacatgcacatgcaatatatttacaataacttccagggcccgtgAATTCCCCTTtaaatttggggcgtttccgcacgcgaaagaagttgattttttttttatcatatgaaaAACAGTGTGTAAGATGTCTATCCCAGTTTTTTGCTGCGTGTTgtttcccgggggggggggggggggagggaaaGTGGGGATGAAaaggcccgggcttgattttcaagtacatgtgtaacttcgaagtaaacaaagtctcacgccttgctggatgcacgtgtgtattttgctagaaaattgtaaatgaagtgttgtttaaaaagatgtcgagaggatttttttccagaagttcgttttgaatgtTTAATCTGTATCTAAAGTTGTGCAGATGATTATGATTTATACAATTCGCCGTACAAATTACAAATTGATCGTTCACTAATTGAAAAGTATCTTAAATTTCCTTGAtcatagcataatttgcaaaaaaCTACATATgttatgagttaaatttggcctccataattcaccatttttttttttgtgtttcaggtacaataaaatgttatgttatgttatattttagaagagctaatgtataatctatttgtcacctatttatttgatttatttgcactcactggcagtatatgatgTCAGAaatgacgctatttctataattaaatcaagatcagtcaaaaattgacaattttcttatctttttatgaatggaGAATATaaagcgcatgcttgaacaaggacaTTTTTTTGCCACCTATTAGCCttgtgtcctttacaaaaatttagattatggataatcaaaatttgtacatgacattACCGACAATAAAATTAGCACCACCAATAAGGACCACTGTACAACTCGATCGACACTCGGCTGTACTATAACCCGATCAACACTCGGGTGGTAGCCCTCAATTTGGTAAAAGTAACCGAGGAAAGTCCAATCAGCGTTTCAACATTTATTAAGGACCTGACAGTAATTTTGATACAGATCGGTGATATCGGGACGGCTGTCCGATTCCGACTATTGTACAAAAGAATTTCAacagtatataaaacaaaaattatgtaacatgtGTAAAACGATAAATGAATAATAGCTCAGACTATGACACCTGAGTTAATCCATAAGTAAATTTCCTAGCCAATTAATTCCCTTTGAAGTATATAATGCCTGTAAATGCTTTTAGCAAAATAAAGATGACAGGTGAGGAAATTCAATTATCTAAAACTCTAAGACATTTGACGTTTTTACTATCATGAATTTAGATAAACGAGTAAATGAGATTAACCATCATTTGAACCTAACAAAAGCTTTTTCCGAACAATGTAGCCATATTCAAACCCtgagaaagtattttgattaaaatcgcgctaaaatttataagaaaaacaaaataaacagaagtAAAATCTTCGACACGATAacctgtcctttacaaaaatttagattatggataatcaaaatttgtacatgacactTGGCTAGATTCATctctgatttaaatattttgtttgttcaagcatgcgctctatgtttccgGAAAGAAAAActacttgaaaacaagctgttttatgctgaAAATGCAAACAATGGTGGGGAAAGGTTGtctttatgattttatatttctaaattgtgggcagttgaatcaaaatgaacattatgtaaaaacatcacatatatatctgtacaaagaaaacaaagaatttcaataaaatgatgatgttcatttcagggggccattttaggtccttatcatatatagtcctttatatGATATTAGATTTTATTGaattgtaataatttaattcattacatcttaccttcaaaataccatgacagaatttatttaaaaattaatggaaagaccaaatgtaacattttataaCTTATGAGCTTATGATATAAGAAGTCAAAATCAGGACAAATCCTATATGTGAATACATGAAAATATCATATCCACAAAATGGTTTTTGAATTACAAGTACTGAaaagatataataataataatgataatataaatCATCTGCTTCATTAACAGAAGTCTGGAACGTCATGAATGAAACTACCTATAATTGTCATCACATAGCAACCGTTCAGACAGCCTGTACCAAGCTTCAATAACTTCCAAGTTCCCTGCATCACCGTCGACAACTTGGCTTCTGATTTCATGGATGAGGAGTTTGACAGTGGATACCACAGTCTCATTGACAATGCCTCCATCAATTCCAGTGGCTCCATTTCTCCTAACTCTAGTGCCATGGACCAACTGCAACAGAAGTTTCTTGAGGATTCCAGCCTGAAAAATGAGTGTTCTAACTTTGATGATCTGTGTGTGTACGAGTCCATCATGGATAGTTGTTCAAAACCCTGTGATGTTTTAGAGGccaggaacgtgtcgtctgctGTCATTGTGTCATCTGCCATCAAGTTTAAGCACTCCAAACACCAGTGTCCTGTGTGCGGGAAGACCTACAGAGGAAACACCAACTTGAACTATCACATGGCTACCCACACCGGCATCCGGCCTCACAAATGTTCCATCTGCGGCAAGGCCTTTACCCAGAAGTCCACTCTGCGCACACACTTCCGGATTCACACAGGCGAGAAACCGTAAAAGTGCTGGACCTGCACCCGTGCATTTGCGGACTACTCCACCTGCATGAAGCATGAGCGGACCCACAGCGGGGAGAAGCCATACGCATGCCCAGAGTGTGGAAAGTGTTTTGCCCAATCCGGAAATATGCTCCGACATCGGCAGACACACAGGAAAAACTGAAATTCCACAGGAACGTGTCATCTCCTGTCATTGTGTCATCTGCCGTCAAGTTTAAGCACTCCAAACACCAGTGTCCTGTGTGCGGGAAGACCTACAGAGGAAACACCAACTTGAACTATCACATGGCTACCCACACCGGCATCCGGCCTCACAAATGTTCCATCTGCGGCAAGGCCTTTACCCAGAAGTCCACTCTGCGCACACACTTCCGGATTCACACAGGCGAGAAACCGAAAAAGTGCCGGACCTGCACCCGTGCATTTGCGGACTACTCCACCTGCATGAAGCATGAGCGGACCCACAGCGGGGAGAAGCCATACGCATGCCCAGAGTGTGGAAAGTGTTTTGCCCAATCCGGAAATATGCTCCGACATCGGCAGACACACAGGAAAAACTGAAATTCCACAAAAAGTGCTTATACATTATAGAATACATTCAAGAAAgtgccaatatttacattctgaaTCCCTTGTGTTGTTTTTTAGAGAGTTTGTTATTACTGCATGAAATcagtattattcatttttcaatgtatatgtattgcattatgttttatgtattttaacatgtggaatgttcatgtaaatgtatatagtacattgtacttgtaattgtgtttgactgttatgtattttgtaaaaaaaaaaaccaacaaaaacgtcatttcaagattttcaaatggatatttattttttcaaaagaaattgagacctaaatatgtacattttcaataccaatgaacattttaaaagtaaaagttatgagaaatttaaaaaaaaaagtccattattagaatgaaacaaaaattcatttgaatgtgACATTTTTCCATACAGATCTCCCTTCTGCCAAGAATTATCCCCAGACCCTCTACAGGTTCACTGCACACTGAGGGGTTCTTATACCATTGTACTTTTGTGCAGTCAATCTTCGAGTTATCCGCCCTTTAATGTATAGTAAAATATTATGCGGTCTTCCAAGttgatctttaaaaaaactttaaagaactATTAGTGATAAGGGCCTTTAATGGCATTagaaaatgaacatcatcaattAACAATATGTTAATCTTGCTTTCTTTGTCAGAtaaacatgtgaaatgttttcatgattttcattttcatttataggccaacaattttgaaaaatgacgtggaaaatgtttttttcccaCCAATTTTGCAATTTAGCGTAAAACCGCTTGATTCGGGaaggggagggggaggggggttgtcGATCTTtcaatatatgtaaatgtttctgtttccagatggggggggggtgcgtatgtttttcaaaatgtacatgtaaaagtcaCTTGAATctactttaaaataaattatggtACTACTCTGGTGTTTCTACCACGTCTGTTATGTGTTTATAACGTATTTAGTGCGTTGGCAGCCAGCGGACCCAAAATATAGGACTGTCGTGTATTACAGCAGATACCTGCATGTAAGCGGGTATGACAATTCTGTTGAGTTTTGAAATATTCTAAGACTTTTAACATGACGTAATATTTACATTGAGTGTATAGTTTCCCTTCCGATTGAATTGAAAATCTGCAACGTTCAATATTTCTTGTGAATACACATAGCCTATTTatgcgccatgagcacaaatTTAAACGTCAtcacgtattttgagaatatttattattgtaatattaattgaaatattcaaaattacatGAACAATTTGACATGTACCAAAGGAAAATGATCGTTTGATAAAATCTAACGCGCattatattcaatttgtctgcaccgcttggtgtgttataggaccgacaACATCCAAAAATTTAAGTGCATGCCGTTTTTTCAGACGTTACTTGCTCATATATATTAACGGTCTTTTTGTGGGCTCCGTCTTTTCAGGTTAATGTCCTCTTCCTAATTTACAAATTATCTCACCAATAATTCCACTGAAATAGTTTTaagtaaatacaatttttaagctGTTAAAAATGATCCCGAGTATAAGTTTTAGGAATCCTCCCTctccaattttcaattttttctgattatatatataaatgatttatgataaatagTTAGAACTCATTTTTCTCTTATTAAACGGTGTAAAAAAGTAAGATGACGACCATTAAATTCTgagtgggtggggggggggggggggtaatagtAAAAGTGCCTAAAGATTATTCAAATGTACCATCACGGAAACAAATACTGGCCcttaaaataataacaaatctaATTTGAAAAGCCTTGTTTTACGTACATTTGCTCAGTCTCAGAGGAATGAATAATGGTAAATTTGTGTCTAGAGCTATGGCGATAATGATTTTAATGAGTTCTATGGATTCCAATTAGACTATATATTAAAATGAGCATTgcttttataaaacacatatgaTCGAATAACATTTCCGTTCATTTAAAATTGGGCTAAAGAAATAACTTGCTTGTATAGATAGTGATAGTTGGCCCATACGttgaaagttacatgtatctcacAATATCTtggttttatcaaaataataaataaaaacctGTACGTGTTACTTTGATTAGCATCtagaatttatcaaaattaataactttaaattgattgtaaaatctctctctctctctctctctctctctctctctctctctctctgttcggCACTTTCAAATGGAAACCATAATACGCATTTGATGTTTTGACAATGTGCCGTTATAAATACTTAAACTTAGACAATGGCTTCAATGACTGTCACCACAACCAGCTAACTGTTGATTTAAGGATTATAAAGATTTTGGAatattgtttacataataataGCGGTAGTTGTAATCATGTGCATGTATTTCTAACAGtattgaattgaataaaaaaaatataattataaattaacatacatgtaatatctatTTCCAAAGTGATATTGTTCATACAATAGTTGGGGGAGGGAGGGGGTGTAATTAAGTTCACTTAATAATTACGGTATATCACAATAATCCTAGTGCTTATAGTTGTTGTAAGacaattgttatttcataacatttatGAGTCAACTTTATCAGATAGAACAAacaacactatataaatagtgcctctttgggagggtaacagttgtaattgacacccctcaataACCATTGTCAAGccacgcgaagcggaggttgacaatgggtTTTAGGcgtttcaatttcaactgttactctcccaaacaggcactattcattttattatactgaatgttttgatatagaaaaaaaatatttttggtaaattaaGATGGTTCACCCCTACCAACCCCGCACATCGAGCTAAAATTCCAACTGGCATTGACATCCACATCTATCAAAACATTCACATTTTGGGCAATTCAGTAACATATGAGAATCATTTGATGGCACAAGGTTAAAGCTTGACTATGTTTGATCGTATAAATTAAGAAAAGtcaattaaattattgttaatgtacatgtacaccagTACGTGAGATAAACGAAAGAGGCTCAGGAGCCGAATCTTCTTGAAAAGAAGTTTGGgtctgacatcatcatcatGACTATTTCGTTTAAAGTTTCAATCGATCGATAAACGGGACGTGTAGTCCTTACAGTTTTTACAGAGCTaagaattacaatcaatttccgtaagaaatatagGGATTCGTACGTGGTggatgtaaaaatatattgcaatatagtTTTGTTTTAACACAGTGGCGTCAGAAGaaaattgagggggggggggggggcttgactaatcatcagaaatcttgacaaggcAAAAAAAAGGCTGATTCCCTAAATGataaaattcctaatccgtggtggtggtggtggggggggggtggtggggTAAGCGTACTATACCTattactcca
This genomic interval carries:
- the LOC128162609 gene encoding zinc finger protein 300-like, which produces MDEEFDSGYHSLIDNASINSSGSISPNSSAMDQLQQKFLEDSSLKNECSNFDDLCVYESIMDSCSKPCDVLEARNVSSAVIVSSAIKFKHSKHQCPVCGKTYRGNTNLNYHMATHTGIRPHKCSICGKAFTQKSTLRTHFRIHTGEKP
- the LOC128162608 gene encoding zinc finger protein 22-like, encoding MPRVWKVFCPIRKYAPTSADTQEKLKFHRNVSSPVIVSSAVKFKHSKHQCPVCGKTYRGNTNLNYHMATHTGIRPHKCSICGKAFTQKSTLRTHFRIHTGEKPKKCRTCTRAFADYSTCMKHERTHSGEKPYACPECGKCFAQSGNMLRHRQTHRKN